A stretch of the Conger conger chromosome 3, fConCon1.1, whole genome shotgun sequence genome encodes the following:
- the tbx19 gene encoding T-box transcription factor TBX19, with amino-acid sequence MKVEGSLSDAGGEEDSREQGSGSTDCCISRLLSVVESELQAGREKGDPTEKQLKVSLEESELWRKFKQVTNEMIVTKNGRRMFPVLKVNVSGLDPNAMYSFLLDFAPADGHRWKYVNGEWVPAGKPEPHSHSCVYIHPDSPNFGAHWMKAPVSFSKVKLTNKLNGGGQIMLNSLHKYEPQIHIVRVGGNHRMVTNISFTDTQFIAVTAYQNEEITALKIKYNPFAKAFLDAKERNHPKNLLDAQSENQHLGISHLGGWLISNSDTLCSSGGGNYPYGGGLPLTPPHGYDRYPPLRGHRHTPYPPSYIHHRNHSPGSSSPGGLPVFTAPESWTPLSPSAHPGMLPVSAPSPSPASNSQYPCLWAMSNCNVNSSGPAGGSVGCIQGQVVRSSGTSASSSPCSLLQGGASAPMETGAEHTHIRLGGASWAAITTHSL; translated from the exons ATGAAGGTGGAGGGCAGTTTGAGCGATGCGGGTGGCGAAGAAGATTCGCGTGAGCAAGGCAGCGGCAGTACCGATTGCTGCATCTCGCGGTTGCTCAGCGTTGTTGAGAGTGAGTTGCAGGCCGGTCGGGAAAAGGGTGATCCCACGGAGAAACAGCTGAAAGTGAGCCTAGAGGAGTCTGAGCTCTGGAGGAAATTTAAGCAGGTCACCAATGAAATGATCGTCACCAAAAACGGCAG GAGAATGTTCCCGGTCCTGAAGGTCAATGTCTCCGGCCTGGACCCTAACGCCATGTACTCTTTCCTGTTGGACTTCGCCCCTGCTGATGGCCACCGCTGGAAGTATGTCAACGGGGAGTGGGTACCGGCCGGCAAGCCTGAGCCCCACAGCCACAGCTGCGTCTACATTCACCCAGATTCCCCAAACTTTGGGGCGCACTGGATGAAAGCTCCCGTGTCCTTCAGCAAAGTCAAGCTCACCAACAAACTGAACGGAGGAGGACAG ATCATGTTGAACTCCCTGCACAAATACGAGCCGCAGATCCACATTGTGCGCGTCGGGGGAAACCACCGGATGGTAACCAACATCTCTTTCACGGACACGCAATTCATCGCGGTCACGGCCTATCAGAACGAAGAG ATCACTGCCCTGAAGATAAAGTATAACCCGTTTGCAAAGGCATTCTTGGATGCTAAAGAAAG GAACCATCCAAAGAATCTTCTAGATGCTCAGTCCGAGAACCAACACCTTGGTATATCTCATT TAGGTGGTTGGCTGATCTCAAATTCAGACACCCTCTGTTCCTCCGGCGGTGGAAACTACCCGTACGGCGGGGGCctgcccctcaccccccctcacgGATACGACCGCTACCCTCCCCTGCGCGGTCATCGTCACACGCCTTACCCCCCTTCGTACATCCACCACCGTAACCACAGCCCAG GGTCCAGCAGTCCAGGTGGGCTACCAGTGTTCACTGCACCTGAGAGCTggacccccctgtccccctcagCACACCCCGGCATGCTGCCcgtctctgccccctccccctctccagcaAGCAACAG CCAGTATCCTTGCTTGTGGGCTATGAGCAACTGCAACGTCAACTCCTCCGGGCCAGCAGGAGGCAGTGTGGGCTGTATCCAGGGCCAGGTGGTGCGCAGCAGTGGGACCTCTGCGTCGTCCTCTCCTTGCTCCC